Proteins from a single region of bacterium:
- a CDS encoding Yip1 family protein, with protein MKEGYKFTQALSKNNINSCNGETENFYAQKTVKGILKIALAMFLHPTENFNKILGTPSKKIWAVLRIEIIAMGIFVWIALMINGSIPSRLAKLSILGKFFISLFSIIISVMTMFALGGLCIVAAWYLLSFFYSWMGRYLNGRGNKDALLSVLGLFFIGDILFFTPIWFIEIAFFNRIMPISEIFSPIFTIFYMTIALKVGHNIGTLKALILLFSLLIFAIIIGLPLILLFENLKGQGGIL; from the coding sequence ATGAAAGAAGGATATAAATTTACACAAGCTTTATCAAAAAATAATATAAACTCTTGCAATGGCGAAACAGAAAACTTTTATGCACAGAAGACTGTAAAGGGTATATTAAAAATTGCTTTAGCAATGTTTTTGCACCCCACAGAGAATTTTAATAAAATTTTAGGTACTCCTTCCAAAAAAATCTGGGCTGTTTTAAGAATAGAGATAATAGCAATGGGTATTTTTGTATGGATAGCACTTATGATCAATGGTTCTATACCTTCTCGGTTGGCTAAACTTTCCATTTTGGGTAAATTTTTCATAAGTCTGTTTTCTATTATCATTAGTGTTATGACTATGTTTGCACTTGGGGGGCTTTGTATAGTTGCTGCATGGTACTTGCTCAGTTTCTTTTACAGTTGGATGGGGAGATATTTAAATGGAAGGGGAAATAAGGATGCTTTACTCTCGGTTTTAGGTTTATTTTTTATAGGCGATATTTTATTTTTTACCCCGATATGGTTTATTGAAATCGCCTTTTTTAACAGGATAATGCCTATTAGTGAAATTTTTTCTCCTATTTTTACTATTTTTTATATGACAATTGCCCTTAAGGTAGGGCATAACATCGGTACTTTAAAGGCATTGATCTTACTTTTTTCGCTTCTAATTTTTGCGATTATTATAGGACTGCCTTTAATTCTATTATTTGAAAATTTGAAAGGGCAAGGAGGTATATTATGA
- a CDS encoding prenyltransferase/squalene oxidase repeat-containing protein: MKKLVKGMTLGVVLTSWFCFATQQELAIQRGMEWLVANQNPDGYWGIETDMLSKRFHITCEVANTFHYLGTTNIAYSKAIQWIERETTTSSRAIARKIKILADYGSDTAELIGTLTSSQNEDGGFGVDRGYGSDVLDTTFALQALKSANYSNTTVIESALWYLTSNQNDDGGFGIAGKLSLADRSAKESKVYTTSLALLILNQYRRDYYLEESITKATNWLITQNPESLWEKAIAYSASAECGMQNAELLNYILANQWENGSWDNDPFTTALCLRAIKDSLIPPPIIDLKACYISYSPGTPSASDTILLNGSLFNSGSTTLTGIESQFYIATSTLGPILFIPRLEPQRYATVSLSLSSAAGTYTILAIFDPRNLIEEENEENNTATATLIVSETVVGPPDLMIKNISVSTFTPTAGELIIISATITNTGESKAENLLVQFFSDAIQLNDDLYVFS; the protein is encoded by the coding sequence ATGAAGAAATTAGTTAAAGGAATGACTTTAGGGGTAGTTTTGACAAGCTGGTTTTGCTTTGCAACTCAGCAGGAATTGGCTATCCAAAGAGGGATGGAATGGCTGGTAGCCAATCAAAACCCTGATGGCTATTGGGGAATAGAGACAGATATGTTATCTAAAAGGTTTCATATCACTTGCGAAGTAGCAAATACATTCCATTATCTTGGAACTACGAATATTGCATATTCTAAAGCCATCCAATGGATTGAAAGAGAGACAACTACAAGCTCTCGTGCTATTGCTAGGAAGATTAAGATTTTGGCTGACTATGGCTCAGATACAGCAGAACTGATTGGCACACTGACTTCATCTCAAAATGAAGATGGTGGGTTTGGAGTAGATCGGGGATATGGGAGTGATGTATTAGACACCACCTTTGCCCTACAAGCCCTCAAATCTGCCAACTATTCTAACACCACAGTGATTGAATCTGCCCTCTGGTATCTTACATCAAATCAGAATGATGATGGAGGGTTTGGAATTGCTGGGAAACTATCTTTGGCTGATAGAAGTGCAAAAGAAAGTAAGGTCTACACCACCTCCCTTGCTCTACTTATCCTGAACCAATACCGCAGAGATTATTATCTTGAGGAATCCATCACCAAAGCCACCAATTGGCTTATAACCCAAAACCCAGAATCCTTATGGGAGAAAGCCATTGCCTATTCGGCAAGTGCGGAATGCGGAATGCAGAATGCGGAATTATTAAACTATATTTTAGCCAATCAATGGGAGAATGGAAGCTGGGATAATGACCCATTTACTACCGCTTTATGCTTAAGGGCGATTAAAGATAGCCTGATACCACCACCTATTATAGACCTGAAAGCCTGTTATATCTCCTACTCTCCAGGAACACCTTCTGCTTCTGATACCATACTTCTTAATGGCTCTCTCTTCAATTCAGGAAGCACTACCCTAACTGGCATAGAATCCCAGTTTTATATAGCCACATCTACCTTAGGGCCAATACTCTTTATCCCAAGATTAGAACCACAAAGATATGCTACAGTCAGCCTCAGCCTATCATCTGCTGCCGGGACATACACTATTCTTGCCATCTTTGACCCAAGAAATCTTATTGAAGAAGAGAACGAAGAGAATAATACAGCTACTGCTACCTTAATTGTTTCTGAAACAGTTGTTGGTCCACCTGATCTTATGATTAAAAATATCTCTGTATCCACCTTTACACCAACCGCCGGTGAACTGATTATTATCTCTGCCACCATCACCAATACAGGAGAAAGCAAGGCAGAGAATCTGTTGGTTCAATTCTTTTCTGATGCCATCCAACTTAATGATGATTTATATGTGTTCAGCTAG